In Promicromonospora sukumoe, the following proteins share a genomic window:
- a CDS encoding ABC transporter ATP-binding protein has product MSAVEVSGVTRRFGSVVALDDVSLDVGHGELVGLLGPNGAGKSTLLSLVSGQRRPDTGVVRLNGRDPRDAGARTVLGLTPQETGLPATLRVREVVDFVGGHYPDPVPTGELLEQFGLSDLGKRQTGSLSGGQKRRLAVALSLVGRPRVVLLDEPTTGLDVSGRGALWDAIRQYHASGGTVLLTSHYLEEVQALAERVVVIDHGTVLADDSLETILGQVGARRVQFTDAEGTRQEHLVADSDAFVRDLVRAGTEFRDLEIRGASLEEAFGQLVDATNQAGATSGVDATNEGAVR; this is encoded by the coding sequence ATGAGTGCGGTAGAGGTCAGCGGGGTGACCAGGCGCTTCGGCTCCGTCGTCGCCCTCGACGACGTCTCGCTGGACGTGGGGCACGGCGAGCTGGTCGGCCTGCTCGGGCCCAACGGGGCCGGCAAGTCCACGCTGCTGTCGCTGGTCAGCGGCCAGCGGCGGCCCGACACCGGGGTGGTGCGCCTGAACGGTCGCGACCCGCGGGACGCCGGGGCGCGGACGGTGCTCGGCCTGACCCCGCAGGAGACCGGCCTGCCCGCGACGCTGCGGGTGCGCGAGGTGGTCGACTTCGTGGGCGGCCACTACCCCGACCCGGTGCCGACGGGCGAGCTGCTGGAGCAGTTCGGGCTGTCCGACCTGGGCAAGCGGCAGACCGGATCGCTGTCCGGCGGGCAGAAGCGGCGTCTCGCCGTGGCGCTCTCGCTGGTCGGCAGGCCGCGCGTCGTGCTGCTCGACGAGCCCACCACCGGGCTCGACGTGTCCGGCCGCGGCGCGCTCTGGGACGCCATCCGGCAGTACCACGCGAGCGGCGGCACCGTGCTGCTCACCTCCCACTACCTGGAGGAGGTGCAGGCGCTCGCGGAGCGCGTGGTCGTCATCGACCACGGGACCGTGCTCGCCGACGACTCCCTCGAGACCATCCTGGGCCAGGTCGGCGCGCGCCGCGTGCAGTTCACGGACGCCGAGGGGACGCGGCAGGAGCACCTCGTCGCGGACTCCGACGCGTTCGTCCGCGACCTCGTCCGTGCCGGTACCGAGTTCCGGGACCTGGAGATCCGGGGCGCGTCCCTGGAGGAGGCGTTCGGCCAGCTCGTCGATGCCACGAACCAGGCCGGCGCCACGAGCGGCGT